The following proteins are co-located in the Leptospira weilii genome:
- the motB gene encoding flagellar motor protein MotB — protein MAKSKCPECIQNIPEYMLTYGDMVTLLLCFFIMLYTTGKTNAIEMQIILSAFKTTTGFFDGGQTLSKGRLEEMGMNIESLPSQTTGKALSKSKKLATELFKPEVEAGKVKITEDERGLIISLVSADYFNPGSAILTDSIKVALRKASSLIKELDRFVRVEGHCDANAVNPGVAPGKEERAYINNWDLAGARAINATDYIINVEKLDPSWFQAVSFGAFRPLVVEYAGTPEAKAYNRRIDIVVMTEKSTKRSPYETNFGLPKTKIPGSESSVPGKE, from the coding sequence ATGGCGAAATCAAAATGTCCGGAATGTATTCAGAACATCCCCGAGTATATGCTTACCTACGGGGATATGGTGACGTTATTGTTATGTTTCTTCATCATGCTTTACACTACGGGCAAAACGAACGCGATCGAGATGCAAATCATTCTCTCCGCGTTTAAAACCACTACCGGATTTTTCGACGGAGGCCAGACTCTTTCCAAAGGGCGATTGGAAGAAATGGGAATGAACATTGAAAGTCTTCCTTCTCAAACTACCGGAAAGGCCCTTTCCAAATCTAAAAAACTTGCCACTGAACTTTTTAAACCGGAAGTGGAGGCGGGAAAAGTAAAGATCACCGAGGATGAAAGAGGTCTCATCATATCACTTGTGAGTGCGGATTATTTCAATCCTGGTTCCGCGATATTAACAGACTCAATCAAGGTTGCGCTTCGTAAGGCAAGTTCGCTTATCAAAGAATTAGATCGTTTTGTTCGTGTGGAAGGACATTGTGACGCGAACGCTGTCAACCCGGGAGTTGCGCCCGGGAAAGAGGAAAGAGCCTACATTAATAACTGGGATTTGGCGGGAGCGAGAGCGATCAATGCGACGGACTATATCATCAATGTGGAAAAGTTGGACCCGTCCTGGTTTCAAGCGGTAAGCTTCGGAGCGTTTCGTCCTTTGGTGGTCGAATATGCGGGAACACCCGAAGCGAAAGCTTATAATCGAAGGATCGATATCGTGGTTATGACCGAGAAATCTACCAAAAGAAGTCCTTATGAAACCAATTTCGGACTTCCAAAAACGAAAATTCCCGGCTCAGAGTCGAGTGTACCCGGCAAAGAGTGA
- a CDS encoding tetratricopeptide repeat protein → MFQNILRLILALLKIQIFFYKSFGNFPSGSKDSDFRNRVAFKDTDSDFPWKRIFLFLFLFVFVSCERSKNFGFQNRGDRPPAVEDLEAWKERLAMEEAELVELEKKISSMAQKTRSAGALSWKIAQGYMKIGSYDMGVKFYNRALKENNEGKKVEIVGAELHFFEPAIPFFEKALLLKPIDQQLLFETALAYANASKDRGWETVRRQIAIDLFTHLAIQDPRDSRFPFQLALIYFDSSMPDSSWEGVSAGFHDQDKALRILDDIIKKEYKNVPARFAKANFLYRLGRTEDSKEEYLKVKKTIEELNDAGLVRGGLEKNDSYQNVLQNLKKIEKSSSKAE, encoded by the coding sequence ATGTTTCAAAATATCCTGCGCCTGATCTTAGCTTTACTAAAAATTCAAATTTTCTTTTATAAAAGTTTTGGAAACTTCCCATCCGGTTCTAAGGATTCGGATTTCCGCAACCGTGTTGCATTCAAAGACACGGATTCCGATTTTCCATGGAAACGGATTTTTTTGTTCTTATTTTTGTTCGTTTTTGTCTCCTGTGAAAGGTCCAAAAATTTCGGATTTCAAAACCGGGGAGATAGGCCTCCGGCTGTGGAAGATCTGGAAGCGTGGAAAGAGAGACTTGCGATGGAGGAAGCGGAGCTCGTAGAATTGGAGAAGAAAATTTCTTCAATGGCTCAAAAGACAAGATCTGCGGGCGCTCTCAGTTGGAAAATTGCCCAGGGTTATATGAAAATCGGCAGCTACGATATGGGAGTCAAATTTTACAACCGAGCGTTGAAGGAAAACAACGAAGGGAAAAAAGTGGAAATCGTAGGCGCGGAACTTCATTTTTTCGAGCCTGCGATTCCATTTTTTGAAAAAGCGCTTCTTCTGAAGCCGATCGATCAACAACTCTTGTTTGAAACGGCTCTCGCTTATGCGAACGCTTCGAAAGACAGAGGTTGGGAGACCGTAAGAAGACAGATCGCGATTGATCTTTTCACTCATCTGGCCATTCAGGATCCCCGCGATTCGCGGTTTCCGTTTCAACTCGCTCTCATCTATTTCGATTCTTCCATGCCGGATTCTTCCTGGGAAGGCGTGTCGGCCGGTTTTCATGATCAGGACAAGGCTCTTCGAATCCTGGATGATATTATCAAAAAAGAATATAAAAATGTTCCGGCCCGTTTTGCCAAAGCCAACTTCCTGTATCGCCTCGGTAGGACGGAAGATTCCAAGGAAGAATATTTAAAGGTCAAAAAGACGATCGAGGAATTGAACGACGCCGGTCTCGTTCGCGGAGGTCTTGAAAAGAACGATTCGTATCAAAACGTACTTCAAAACCTGAAAAAAATCGAAAAGAGTTCCTCGAAAGCGGAATGA
- a CDS encoding glycosyltransferase → MKVAIIHDWLNGMRGGELVLDSLLKVYPSADLFTLFYTPGKLNPRIEQRKITTAFTDKLPFKESKYRWYLPLFPTAIESLDLKGYELVISSSHCVAKGVITDPDSIHFSYVHSPMRYVWDLYYDYFPARKGLKFFAFEAISNYLRTWDVSSASRVDWFWSNSEFVAKRIRKFYRRDAKVIFPPCLPEKWKVVSETKDDFYLIVSAFAPYKRIDLAIETFRKNGKRLVLIGGGQEFKKLTSGLPKNIEILPHLKREEVLEYYKKAKAFLFPGMEDFGIAPVEAQAYCTPVIAFGKGGALETVVSGKTGVFFEEQTVDSLQAAIDQSNRISWKTSEFQKNVSRFTEEKFIIEIRKQVENRIGTPRKKG, encoded by the coding sequence ATGAAAGTTGCTATCATTCACGATTGGCTGAACGGGATGAGAGGGGGAGAACTGGTTTTAGATTCTCTACTCAAAGTTTATCCTTCCGCCGATCTTTTTACGCTATTTTATACTCCCGGAAAATTGAATCCGCGGATCGAACAAAGAAAAATCACTACTGCGTTTACAGACAAGCTTCCGTTTAAAGAATCCAAGTATCGTTGGTATCTTCCTTTGTTTCCGACAGCGATCGAATCTCTGGATCTGAAAGGATATGAACTTGTCATTTCTTCTTCCCATTGTGTGGCCAAGGGAGTCATCACCGATCCGGACTCGATTCATTTTAGCTATGTGCATTCTCCGATGCGTTATGTTTGGGATTTGTATTACGATTATTTTCCCGCTCGCAAAGGACTGAAATTTTTTGCATTCGAAGCGATTTCCAATTATCTCAGAACCTGGGATGTCTCGTCCGCATCGAGAGTGGATTGGTTCTGGTCCAATTCGGAATTTGTCGCGAAAAGGATCCGAAAATTTTATCGAAGAGATGCAAAGGTCATCTTTCCCCCTTGTCTTCCCGAAAAATGGAAAGTCGTTTCGGAAACGAAAGATGACTTCTATCTCATCGTCTCCGCGTTTGCTCCTTACAAAAGAATCGATCTCGCGATCGAAACATTCCGTAAGAACGGAAAACGACTTGTGCTCATTGGAGGAGGTCAGGAGTTTAAAAAACTCACTTCCGGCCTTCCTAAAAATATCGAGATTCTTCCCCATCTGAAACGGGAGGAAGTTTTGGAATATTACAAAAAAGCAAAAGCGTTTCTCTTTCCGGGAATGGAGGATTTTGGAATCGCACCCGTGGAAGCTCAAGCTTATTGCACACCCGTCATCGCGTTTGGCAAAGGAGGCGCGCTCGAAACCGTCGTTTCCGGAAAAACGGGAGTCTTTTTCGAGGAACAAACGGTGGATTCTTTGCAGGCTGCAATCGATCAATCGAATCGAATTTCCTGGAAAACTTCCGAATTTCAGAAAAATGTAAGCCGTTTTACCGAGGAAAAATTCATTATCGAAATCAGAAAGCAGGTCGAGAATAGAATCGGAACTCCAAGGAAAAAGGGATAG
- a CDS encoding motility protein A — protein sequence MDFGTVVGFGAACVLMIFGVISAGLSPLDLFDVPSVLITFGGATAGTIMAVPWESTLAVGKVTQKVFKTEKHDLIELIKTLVSFSEKARREGLLALEDDVNELPDEFLRKGITLVVDGTDPELVRNIMETEMGNIASRHNNGKAWWENWGALAPAFGMIGTLIGLVQMLKNLGSGDPSAIGTGMAAALITTLYGSMGANMFAIPVMKKLMRKSEDELTIKQIMIEGTLSIQSGDNPRIVKDKLSSFLPPSERDVLKDDSE from the coding sequence ATGGATTTTGGAACAGTAGTCGGTTTCGGCGCGGCGTGCGTCCTGATGATTTTCGGGGTTATCTCCGCGGGTTTAAGTCCGTTAGACCTTTTTGACGTCCCTTCGGTTTTGATCACCTTCGGAGGAGCGACTGCCGGTACGATTATGGCCGTACCCTGGGAATCCACTCTTGCCGTCGGAAAAGTGACACAAAAAGTTTTTAAGACCGAAAAGCACGATCTCATAGAATTGATTAAAACGTTAGTCTCCTTTTCGGAAAAAGCGAGGAGAGAGGGGCTTCTTGCACTCGAAGACGACGTAAACGAACTTCCGGACGAATTTCTACGCAAAGGCATCACACTCGTGGTCGACGGAACGGACCCGGAATTGGTCCGAAACATCATGGAAACCGAAATGGGGAATATCGCTTCCCGCCATAATAACGGAAAAGCTTGGTGGGAAAACTGGGGTGCTTTAGCTCCTGCATTCGGAATGATCGGGACTTTGATCGGACTTGTCCAGATGTTGAAAAACCTCGGTTCCGGCGATCCTTCGGCAATCGGAACGGGGATGGCGGCGGCCTTGATTACTACTTTGTACGGATCGATGGGTGCGAACATGTTCGCGATTCCCGTCATGAAAAAACTCATGCGCAAATCCGAAGACGAACTTACCATCAAACAGATTATGATCGAAGGAACCTTATCAATCCAGTCCGGGGATAATCCGAGGATTGTAAAAGATAAGTTATCTTCGTTTCTTCCTCCTTCTGAAAGGGACGTACTTAAGGACGACAGCGAGTAA
- a CDS encoding HTTM domain-containing protein — MRKKLFSNLFFRASDPVPAWSLGLYRIIFGILLFILVFRYFTNGWISRYFLDPSFHFKFYGFSWIGVFPGWVLYPLFVSLLFFAVFISLGIFYRISVFCFFLIFTYVNLLEVAVYLNHYYLVCLLLFILIWIPADRALNIFHIFRIFKSGSIEEIDPIPQWSLYILRFQIGAVYFFGGIGKLVPDWLFDAQPVRIWLLRNSDIPLFGPILSMSATGYFFSYAGLMFDLSVPFLLLFRKTRMLGYSLVVIFHFLTWKLFPIGMFPWVMILNATLFFSPTWPVDLFQFLKSKSMLPDRENIFHFLWTRFPIHFKKSVLAFIESYLFFLESKSSISEKFVFYKVEALRKKFGFLLSDRILRYFWIFYVLFQSLFPLRHFLYPGNHLWTEQGFRFSWQIMLVQKNGIASFRVVNQQTGETNVVLPESHLNEIQRIMMSYQPDLILQFAHWVGKNEKEKTAQEVSVYADVMVSLNGRKSQILIDPERDLMKVSNSLLNKEWVFSGDEE, encoded by the coding sequence ATGCGAAAAAAACTTTTTTCCAACCTATTCTTCCGGGCCTCTGATCCGGTTCCCGCTTGGTCGCTGGGACTTTATAGAATCATATTCGGTATTCTGCTTTTTATATTAGTATTTCGTTATTTTACAAACGGCTGGATTTCCAGATATTTTTTGGATCCGAGTTTTCATTTCAAATTTTACGGCTTTTCCTGGATCGGAGTTTTTCCCGGTTGGGTTTTGTATCCTCTTTTTGTTTCGCTTCTTTTTTTTGCGGTTTTTATCTCCTTGGGAATCTTTTACAGGATTTCTGTTTTTTGTTTTTTTCTGATTTTTACGTATGTTAACCTTCTCGAAGTTGCGGTTTATCTCAATCATTACTATCTCGTTTGTCTATTACTTTTTATTTTGATTTGGATTCCGGCAGATAGGGCTTTGAATATATTTCATATTTTTAGAATATTCAAAAGTGGATCGATTGAAGAGATAGATCCGATTCCGCAATGGAGCCTTTATATACTTAGATTTCAGATTGGAGCGGTTTACTTTTTCGGAGGAATCGGTAAATTGGTTCCGGATTGGCTTTTCGACGCGCAACCGGTGCGAATCTGGCTTCTTCGTAATTCTGATATTCCGCTTTTCGGTCCGATTCTTTCCATGTCGGCTACCGGATACTTTTTTAGTTATGCCGGTTTGATGTTCGATCTTTCGGTTCCTTTTTTATTATTATTCCGCAAGACGAGAATGTTAGGATATTCTTTAGTTGTAATATTTCATTTTTTGACTTGGAAGTTGTTTCCGATCGGAATGTTTCCTTGGGTTATGATTTTGAACGCCACTTTGTTTTTCTCCCCGACTTGGCCGGTCGATCTGTTTCAATTTCTGAAATCCAAAAGTATGCTTCCGGACCGGGAGAACATTTTTCATTTTTTGTGGACCCGTTTTCCGATTCATTTTAAGAAGTCGGTTTTGGCTTTTATCGAATCTTATTTATTTTTTTTAGAATCTAAGTCTTCTATTTCGGAAAAGTTTGTTTTTTATAAAGTTGAGGCGCTGAGAAAAAAATTCGGTTTTCTTTTATCGGATCGTATTCTTCGTTATTTTTGGATTTTTTACGTTCTTTTTCAGTCTTTATTTCCTCTTAGACATTTTTTATATCCGGGAAATCATCTTTGGACGGAGCAGGGCTTTCGGTTTTCCTGGCAGATCATGTTGGTCCAAAAGAACGGGATTGCCTCATTTCGAGTGGTGAACCAACAAACTGGGGAAACGAACGTAGTTCTTCCGGAATCTCATCTCAACGAAATCCAGAGGATTATGATGAGTTATCAACCGGATCTGATTCTGCAATTTGCTCATTGGGTCGGTAAAAATGAAAAGGAAAAAACCGCTCAGGAAGTTTCAGTGTATGCGGACGTTATGGTTTCTTTAAATGGAAGGAAAAGCCAAATCCTGATCGATCCGGAGAGAGATTTGATGAAGGTTTCCAATTCTTTACTCAATAAAGAATGGGTTTTCTCCGGAGACGAAGAATAA
- the dprA gene encoding DNA-processing protein DprA: MNPLVLADPNVSKFCLKNRIFEKLNSWMSLSEHLERFFPSSVLREALYASEKISNDLKKTGFSVLSFFDPEYSSLLKEIYDPPLVLFYKGNLNILDLSFAAVVGTRNPSPISRYAAELMPSYLKKNGFSGIVSGFAKGIDATSMNAALDEELAVIGVMGTGPETEYPFENKKLYQRMKDSKRTLILTEYPPGQKILKYTFPKRNRIVTGICNSVFIVEAPEKSGAISSAYNALEQNRNIFIFSDPRQTKNQGGEILIRDGAVSLDLNDISFGMREVFHMNYLLPDSQSKIPGMLAELSEKRFSGEWRSIGSGYYAKKTFFQPILPGL; the protein is encoded by the coding sequence ATGAATCCTCTCGTTCTCGCCGATCCCAACGTCTCCAAATTTTGTTTGAAGAATAGAATATTCGAAAAATTGAATTCTTGGATGAGTTTGAGCGAACACTTGGAACGTTTTTTCCCTTCTTCCGTTTTACGGGAGGCTTTGTATGCCTCGGAAAAAATTTCAAACGATTTAAAAAAGACCGGATTTTCGGTTCTTTCTTTTTTTGATCCGGAATATTCTTCTCTTTTAAAGGAAATATACGATCCTCCGTTGGTTTTGTTTTATAAAGGGAATTTGAATATTTTAGATCTATCCTTTGCGGCGGTTGTAGGTACGAGAAATCCTTCTCCGATTTCCCGTTATGCGGCTGAGTTGATGCCTTCCTATTTGAAGAAAAACGGCTTTTCGGGGATCGTTTCCGGTTTTGCTAAAGGAATCGACGCAACGAGTATGAATGCTGCGTTAGACGAAGAGTTGGCGGTTATCGGAGTTATGGGAACCGGGCCGGAAACGGAATATCCTTTTGAAAACAAAAAACTCTATCAGAGAATGAAGGATTCGAAACGAACTTTGATTTTGACGGAATATCCTCCCGGTCAAAAAATTTTGAAATATACGTTTCCAAAACGGAATCGAATTGTGACGGGAATATGTAATTCCGTTTTTATTGTGGAAGCTCCTGAAAAATCGGGCGCGATCTCGTCCGCCTACAACGCATTGGAACAAAACAGAAATATTTTTATCTTTTCCGATCCGCGTCAGACGAAAAATCAAGGAGGGGAAATTCTAATTCGAGATGGAGCGGTAAGTTTGGATCTGAATGATATCTCTTTTGGGATGAGAGAAGTTTTTCATATGAATTATCTTTTGCCGGATTCCCAATCGAAAATTCCGGGAATGCTTGCAGAACTTTCCGAGAAACGCTTTTCTGGTGAGTGGAGATCGATCGGTTCCGGTTATTATGCGAAAAAAACTTTTTTCCAACCTATTCTTCCGGGCCTCTGA
- the ygiD gene encoding 4,5-DOPA dioxygenase extradiol, producing MTNPVLFFGHGSPMNLVTPSDFTRSLKEFGSTLQAVKNILVISAHWKTRGTYVTVADPPDQIYDFYGFPQELYEVKYRPSGSTELAQQIQKLVKTVDVWATKDWGLDHGSWGVLYFLFRKANFPVIQLSIDANCNPEKQYEIGKELRPLREEGTLILGSGNIVHNLQKADFYDMNAAPADWAIEFDEFIRQTLESRNDKEILDFQKKGDIATLSVPTTEHLEPIFYVLGAMKPEEKVKFIHHSFQNRTVSMRSFTSV from the coding sequence ATGACAAATCCAGTTTTATTTTTTGGACACGGCTCTCCGATGAACCTCGTAACTCCGTCCGACTTCACTCGAAGTTTGAAGGAATTTGGTTCCACACTTCAGGCGGTAAAAAATATACTCGTAATTTCCGCACATTGGAAAACGAGAGGAACTTATGTGACAGTTGCTGATCCACCGGATCAAATTTATGATTTTTACGGATTCCCGCAGGAATTATACGAGGTCAAATACCGGCCTTCTGGATCCACAGAACTCGCACAACAAATTCAAAAATTAGTAAAGACCGTAGACGTCTGGGCAACAAAAGATTGGGGATTGGACCACGGAAGTTGGGGAGTGTTGTATTTTCTATTTCGAAAAGCTAACTTTCCAGTCATTCAATTGAGTATAGACGCAAACTGCAATCCAGAAAAACAATACGAGATCGGAAAAGAATTACGACCTCTTCGGGAAGAAGGAACTTTAATCTTAGGAAGCGGAAACATTGTTCACAATCTGCAGAAAGCCGATTTTTACGATATGAATGCGGCACCTGCGGACTGGGCGATCGAGTTCGATGAATTCATACGACAAACGCTGGAATCCAGAAACGACAAAGAGATTTTAGATTTTCAAAAAAAAGGAGATATCGCAACGCTCTCGGTACCTACCACGGAACATTTAGAACCGATTTTTTACGTTTTAGGCGCGATGAAACCCGAAGAGAAAGTAAAGTTTATTCATCATAGTTTTCAGAATCGAACCGTATCCATGCGGTCCTTTACTTCGGTTTAA
- a CDS encoding flagellar FlbD family protein — MILLHRLKGNEFVLNASHIECLEANPDTTITLSNDRKYVVKESVPEVIEKILEYKKRILVFPLESSPDQFKRVE, encoded by the coding sequence TTGATTCTACTTCACAGGTTGAAAGGAAATGAGTTCGTACTCAACGCTTCTCATATCGAGTGTCTTGAAGCGAATCCGGATACGACGATCACACTTTCCAATGATAGAAAGTACGTGGTGAAAGAATCCGTCCCCGAAGTGATCGAAAAAATTCTAGAATATAAAAAACGTATTCTCGTGTTTCCTCTGGAATCTTCTCCGGATCAGTTCAAAAGGGTGGAATAA
- a CDS encoding GNAT family N-acetyltransferase has protein sequence MDIKVLNKTDLDWLFALEENCFGSHAWTKEMLYSHLREFSGIGSTDLCYILYKLVGDEIEIYRIAVHSRQRRQGKGKELLEHFLSFEKDKTFFLEVDSMNSPAIALYESCGFQRIHVRKHYYENGSDALIYKKAPIDIFENFSFNVPDP, from the coding sequence TTGGATATAAAAGTTCTCAATAAAACTGATCTGGATTGGCTCTTTGCCTTGGAAGAGAATTGTTTCGGTAGTCACGCCTGGACAAAAGAAATGCTATACTCTCACCTTCGAGAGTTTTCAGGAATCGGTTCGACTGATCTTTGTTACATTCTCTATAAACTCGTCGGTGACGAGATAGAAATCTATCGAATCGCGGTGCATTCCCGTCAGAGAAGGCAAGGAAAGGGAAAAGAACTTTTGGAGCATTTTCTGAGTTTCGAAAAGGACAAAACGTTTTTTCTGGAAGTCGATTCTATGAATTCTCCGGCAATCGCTTTGTACGAGTCGTGCGGCTTCCAAAGAATTCATGTAAGAAAACATTATTATGAAAACGGCTCGGACGCATTGATTTACAAAAAAGCTCCGATAGATATTTTTGAAAATTTTAGTTTTAACGTCCCGGATCCCTAA